The Novipirellula aureliae DNA window TGGACGCTCGGATCGAGGACTCAAGTCCGAACGAGGTTCGATCATCCATTTAGTCCAGCGAACGTCGGCGATTCACCGGGTCGGCCCGATTGGTTTTGGTATTCCGCAAGACGTCGTGGCCGACTCCGGTGCAATCGATGGTTCTGGCTCGTCCACGCCATCGTACTCGTACTCAGCCTCGCGGTACTCGTACTCGTACTCGACGGGCGACTCGGACACCGATTCGCCGCGAGCTATCAGACGAGTGAGCATCGATACGATCCGCTTGAGCAGTGATTTGAGTTCGCGATGACGTGCGTCGTTCAATCCTTCGGTCGCGGCAAGCACATCCTCAATGGCAGCACATTCCAATGCCGATCCACGGGCAATGTCGAGAAAGCGATTGCGATCCTTGAGGCTACGTTTGCCGTTGCCCTCAGCGATGTTCAGCGGAATCGATTGCGCGGCGCGTAGCCATTGGTCTCGGGCGTGGCGATGAAGACCGTCCAGCGATCCGGTGACGTTGAACGACAATGCGACGTAATCGATCGCGAGGCGATAAACGTCGAGT harbors:
- a CDS encoding four helix bundle protein — translated: MMTEPVFDHDRLDVYRLAIDYVALSFNVTGSLDGLHRHARDQWLRAAQSIPLNIAEGNGKRSLKDRNRFLDIARGSALECAAIEDVLAATEGLNDARHRELKSLLKRIVSMLTRLIARGESVSESPVEYEYEYREAEYEYDGVDEPEPSIAPESATTSCGIPKPIGPTR